In Papaver somniferum cultivar HN1 chromosome 1, ASM357369v1, whole genome shotgun sequence, a genomic segment contains:
- the LOC113336857 gene encoding AP2-like ethylene-responsive transcription factor BBM2, whose product MASSMNNWLGFSLSPQEVVPTQSQTHHHASNVSRHGFNSDEVSGSEVVSSDCFDLGSHDSSGPTGAYGILEAFNRNHQQQHDWSDNNFKSSSELSMLMGGSSNNQHQHHLSHQEEPKLEDFLGGHSFSDHDQQKLHGYDHSGDYMFSNCSLQLPAATLSNSNGYGGSVANNNNNNNNGSLGLSMIKTWLRNQPAPPQQENKDEGGNSTCGGGGGGDGVVGSNGQTLSLSMSTGSQSSSPALPLVTTASTVVTGGGGSGGAESSSSENNKQKSNGTTTALDSPTAGAIVEAVPRKSIDTFGQRTSIYRGVTRHRWTGRYEAHLWDNSCRREGQTRKGRQVYLGGYDKEDKAARAYDLAALKYWGSTTTTNFPIANYEQELEDMKNMTRQEYVASLRRKSSGFSRGASIYRGVTRHHQHGRWQARIGRVAGNKDLYLGTFSTQEEAAEAYDIAAIKFRGLNAVTNFDMSRYDVNSIMESSTLPIGGAAKRLKEAEQIAEASVDARRAESDNLTSQLTNGMNNYGWPTIAFQQAQPINMLYPSYNQQRSGWCKQEQEAAVAAHSFQDLHQLQLGSTHHNFFQPSVLHNLMSQDSSSMEHSSGSNSVIYNGGGGTGSGASNGSYQMGGSNGYIPMGMVMSSDHHQTNPTGSSFGENDLKQQMGYDSILSSNSTDPYSQGRNAYYMSQQSPPACNNWMPTGVQALAPRSNNIAVCHGAPSTFTVWNDA is encoded by the exons ATGGCTTCTTCAATGAACAACTGGTTAGGGTTTTCATTATCTCCACAAGAAGTAGTACCAACACAATCACAAACTCATCATCATGCATCAAATGTCTCGAGACATGGGTTTAACTCAGATGAAGTTTCCGGTTCTGAAGTTGTATCTAGTGATTGTTTCGATCTTGGTTCTCACGATTCTTCAGGTCCAACCGGTGCTTATGGCATCTTAGAAGCTTTTAACAGAAACCATCAACAGCAACATG ATTGGAGCGACAATAACTTCAAGTCAAGTTCTGAACTTTCTATGTTAATGGGTGGATCTAGTAATAATCAGCATCAGCATCATTTGAGTCATCAAGAAGAACCAAAGTTAGAAGATTTCTTAGGAGGACATTCTTTTTCTGACCATGATCAGCAGAAACTTCATGGGTATGATCATAGTGGTGATTACATGTTTTCAAACTGTTCATTGCAGTTACCGGCCGCGACTTTAAGTAACTCAAATGGTTATGGTGGCAGTGTTGccaataacaacaacaataataacaatgGTTCTCTGGGGTTGTCAATGATCAAAACCTGGTTGAGAAATCAACCTGCACCGCCccaacaagaaaacaaagatgaGGGTGGAAATAGTActtgtggtggcggtggtggtggtgatggtgtggTGGGAAGTAATGGACAAACACTATCCTTATCAATGAGTACAGGATCACAATCTAGTTCTCCAGCTTTGCCGCTTGTAACGACCGCCTCAACGGTTGTAacaggtggtggtggtagtggtggtgctgAAAGTTCTTCGTCGGAGAATAACAAGCAAAAGAGTAATGGTACTACTACGGCTCTGGATAGTCCTACTGCTGGTGCAATAGTAGAAGCAGTTCCAAGGAAATCAATTGATACTTTCGGACAGAGAACTTCTATCTACAGAGGGGTAACTAG GCATAGATGGACAGGCAGATATGAAGCCCATCTTTGGGATAATAGTTGCAGAAGAGAAGGCCAGACTAGAAAGGGAAGACAAG TTTATTTGG GTGGTTATGACAAAGAAGATAAGGCTGCTAGGGCTTATGATTTAGCTGCATTGAAATACTGGGGATCAACCACCACTACAAACTTTCCG ATTGCTAATTACGAGCAAGAGTTGGAAGATATGAAGAACATGACTAGACAGGAATATGTAGCATCACTTAGAAG GAAAAGCAGTGGGTTTTCTCGTGGAGCATCAATTTATCGCGGTGTCACCAG GCACCATCAGCATGGAAGATGGCAAGCAAGAATTGGAAGGGTTGCAGGGAACAAGGATTTGTACTTGGGCACATTCA GCACCCAAGAAGAAGCAGCGGAGGCCTATGACATAGCTGCGATTAAATTCCGTGGTTTGAATGCAGTAACAAATTTCGATATGAGCCGATACGATGTAAATAGCATCATGGAAAGTAGTACATTGCCGATCGGAGGCGCTGCAAAACGTTTAAAAGAAGCTGAGCAAATTGCCGAAGCAAGTGTTGATGCTCGAAGAGCAGAAAGCGATAACCTTACTTCACAGTTAACCAACGGAATGAACAACTATGGATGGCCCACTATTGCTTTCCAACAAGCTCAGCCTATTAACATGCTGTATCCATCGTACAATCAACAAAGATCAGGGTGGTGTAAACAAGAACAAGAAGCGGCGGTTGCTGCTCATagctttcaagatcttcatcagcTTCAATTGGGCAGTACCCATCATAACTTTTTTCAACCTTCTGTTCTTCATAATCTCATGAGCCAAGATTCCTCTTCAATGGAACATAGTTCTGGTTCCAATTCTGTTATTTATAACGGCGGAGGTGGAACTGGAAGTGGTGCAAGTAATGGGAGTTATCAAATGGGTGGAAGTAATGGTTATATCCCAATGGGGATGGTTATGAGTAGTGATCATCATCAGACTAATCCAACTGGAAGTAGTTTCGGAGAAAATGATTTGAAACAACAAATGGGTTATGATAGTATCTTGTCTTCCAATAGTACAGATCCTTACAGTCAAGGAAGAAATGCTTATTACATGTCGCAACAATCACCTCCGGCTTGCAATAACTGGATGCCTACTGGAGTTCAAGCTCTTGCACCAAGGTCTAATAATATTGCTGTTTGTCATGGTGCTCCGTCGACATTTACAGTTTGGAATGATGCATAA